A section of the Centropristis striata isolate RG_2023a ecotype Rhode Island chromosome 7, C.striata_1.0, whole genome shotgun sequence genome encodes:
- the f2rl2 gene encoding proteinase-activated receptor 3, with the protein MADLVPGLLLCLMAVQTIQHDGQSTRNKTDIPPAAPKTFKGSLSKFNHTIRLPNPELEVNLADPVTAFTSGVLSTRVIPSAYIVAMLVGIPSNAYILAFLRLRAKSFSIVVLYLNLALSDLLLLLSLALRVHYHFNGNDWIFGEMSCRLITALFYGNVYSSAQTIACISLKRYLAVVRPFLYRRLAKTSLAVWTCLAVWFLFGAAIVPELLVRQTYQVAQLGVTTCHDVLPVEEKTHSPLVPYRLMLICLGFLLPFLICIYAHVSVVYHLGQSRCDWKPFIRVSTIVFIIFAVCFLPSGILHIAHYIRLFSLGDDRLYGYYRVAVCLCCFHSCLDPFLCMLISKMAASELQFISLPKISQRQTVMT; encoded by the exons ATGGCCGACCTTGTGCCAGGACTACTCCTCTGTCTGATGGCAGTGCAGACCATTCAGCATGACG gACAAAGCACCAGGAACAAAACAGATATTCCACCTGCAGCCCCGAAAACCTTCAAAGGGAGTCTGAGCAAATTTAACCATACAATCCGGCTGCCAAACCCAGAGCTGGAGGTGAACTTGGCGGACCCAGTGACAGCCTTCACCTCAGGGGTCCTCAGCACCAGGGTCATACCCTCAGCATATATCGTGGCCATGCTGGTGGGTATCCCCTCTAACGCCTACATTCTGGCCTTCCTCAGACTCAGAGCAAAGTCCTTCTCCATAGTCGTCCTTTACCTGAACCTGGCCCTGTccgacctgctgctgctgctctccctGGCGCTGCGGGTTCACTACCACTTCAACGGGAATGACTGGATATTTGGGGAAATGTCCTGCAGGCTTATCACAGCTCTGTTTTATGGCAATGTTTACAGTTCGGCTCAAACTATAGCATGCATCAGTCTGAAGCGCTACCTGGCTGTGGTCAGACCGTTTCTGTACAGAAGGCTGGCTAAGACTTCACTGGCGGTGTGGACCTGCTTGGCTGTCTGGTTCTTATTCGGGGCAGCTATCGTGCCTGAGCTCCTGGTCAGGCAGACCTACCAGGTGGCCCAGCTGGGAGTCACCACCTGCCATGATGTTCTTCCTGTAGAAGAAAAAACCCATTCTCCTCTTGTCCCATACAGACTGATGCTGATTTGTCTGGGCTTCCTGTTGCCCTTCCTAATTTGTATCTATGCACATGTGTCAGTGGTGTACCACCTGGGACAATCCCGTTGTGACTGGAAACCGTTTATCAGAGTCAGCACGATAGTTTTCATCAtctttgctgtgtgtttcttgcCTAGCGGCATCCTGCACATCGCCCACTACATCCGTCTGTTTTCCTTGGGGGACGACAGACTGTACGGATACTACAGAGTAGCGGTGTGTCTCTGCTGTTTCCACAGTTGTCTGGATCCCTTCCTGTGTATGCTCATTTCCAAGATGGCAGCCTCAGAACTACAGTTCATCTCCCTCCCCAAGATATCTCAGAGGCAGACTGTTATGACGTGA